From a single Candidatus Hydrogenedentota bacterium genomic region:
- a CDS encoding HAD family hydrolase, with protein sequence MRQSGLENQLNADAIRAIVFDYGNTLVEFGRRQIGACDAAIAEALERLFGPLDREALRALRDRDRLAPYAGDPPSYRENDLRVITPNMVRALYGREATKAEVDEIIRVRLEAFIETTEASDGVRALLARLHAKRRLGLLSNYPDGHAIRRSLEKTGLAPHFDAVVVSGDIGYAKPHPLPFTTILDQLALSPEQVLFVGDNWLADIQGAKRAGLPVVHSVQWTPYETFDRNPGDFEPDAVLSRIEDIETVFT encoded by the coding sequence GTGCGTCAATCGGGCTTGGAGAATCAATTGAACGCGGACGCCATACGGGCCATTGTCTTCGATTACGGCAATACGCTGGTGGAATTCGGCCGGCGGCAGATTGGCGCGTGCGACGCGGCCATCGCGGAAGCCTTGGAACGGCTGTTCGGCCCGTTGGATCGCGAGGCGTTGCGGGCGCTACGCGATCGCGACCGGCTGGCGCCCTATGCGGGCGATCCCCCTTCGTATCGAGAGAACGACCTGCGTGTTATTACACCGAACATGGTTCGCGCACTGTACGGGCGCGAGGCCACCAAAGCCGAAGTGGACGAGATCATTCGTGTCCGTCTTGAGGCGTTCATCGAGACCACCGAAGCTTCGGATGGCGTACGGGCCTTGCTGGCGCGGTTGCACGCGAAACGACGGCTGGGGCTGTTGTCGAATTATCCTGACGGCCATGCGATCCGGCGCAGTCTCGAGAAGACCGGGCTCGCACCGCATTTCGACGCGGTGGTCGTTTCGGGCGATATCGGCTACGCCAAACCGCATCCGTTGCCGTTCACAACGATACTGGACCAACTGGCGCTTTCGCCGGAACAGGTGTTGTTCGTGGGCGACAACTGGCTGGCGGACATTCAGGGCGCCAAGCGCGCGGGCCTGCCGGTGGTCCACAGCGTTCAGTGGACGCCTTACGAAACCTTTGATCGGAATCCGGGCGATTTCGAGCCGGACGCCGTCCTCTCGCGAATAGAAGATATCGAAACGGTGTTCACCTAA